Proteins encoded within one genomic window of Amycolatopsis sp. 2-15:
- a CDS encoding sugar ABC transporter ATP-binding protein produces MTRQERDRVPLLEVRGVTKSFGAVAAVAGVSFPLYAGEAHALVGENGAGKSTIVKMLAGVHRPDQGELLLDGKEAEFSSPADAKATGIAVIYQEPTLFPDLTVAENIVMGRHPRGRLGMIDRSAIRAEAERLFARLGVRIDPNRPARGLSIADQQIVEIAKALSADARVLIMDEPTAALSLVEVERLFSVARALRDEGAAIMFISHRFEEIVDLCQRVTIMRDGRHVSTDAVEEVTVDEMVRRMVGRDLDALFPKQDVEPGAVVLEVDGLTREGVFRDVSFSVRAGEIVAFAGLVGAGRSEVVQAVFGVDERDAGVVRLNGKKLKPHSPRAAMAAGMALVPEDRRQQGLVMDLSIERNVTLPRARALSKLGLLLGPGERREALRWTERLRTKYGRLGDAVGTLSGGNQQKVVLAKWLAMAPRVLIVDEPTRGIDVGTKAEVHRLMSALAAEGVAVVMVSSELPEVLGMADRVLVMREGRIVAEIPRAEADENSVMFAAMGQGAVA; encoded by the coding sequence ATGACGCGGCAGGAGCGCGACCGAGTGCCACTGCTCGAGGTCCGCGGGGTCACGAAGTCGTTCGGCGCGGTCGCGGCGGTCGCGGGCGTTTCCTTCCCCCTCTACGCCGGCGAGGCCCACGCGCTGGTCGGCGAGAACGGCGCGGGCAAGTCCACGATCGTCAAGATGCTGGCCGGTGTGCACCGTCCCGACCAGGGCGAGCTGCTGCTGGACGGCAAGGAAGCGGAGTTCTCCTCACCCGCCGACGCGAAAGCCACGGGCATCGCGGTGATCTACCAGGAACCGACGTTGTTCCCCGACCTCACGGTCGCCGAGAACATCGTGATGGGCCGCCACCCGCGGGGCCGGCTGGGGATGATCGACCGCTCGGCGATCCGCGCCGAGGCCGAACGGCTCTTCGCCCGGCTCGGTGTGCGCATCGACCCGAACCGCCCGGCGCGTGGGTTGTCGATCGCCGACCAGCAGATCGTGGAGATCGCCAAGGCGCTCAGCGCCGACGCGCGGGTGCTGATCATGGACGAGCCGACCGCGGCGCTGAGCCTGGTGGAGGTCGAGCGCCTGTTCTCCGTGGCCCGGGCACTGCGCGACGAGGGCGCGGCCATCATGTTCATCTCGCACCGGTTCGAGGAGATCGTGGACCTGTGCCAGCGCGTGACCATCATGCGCGACGGTCGTCACGTCTCCACCGACGCGGTCGAAGAGGTGACCGTGGACGAAATGGTGCGCCGCATGGTGGGGCGTGACCTCGACGCGCTGTTCCCCAAGCAGGACGTGGAACCGGGCGCGGTGGTGCTCGAAGTGGACGGTCTGACGCGCGAGGGCGTGTTCCGCGACGTGTCGTTCTCCGTGCGGGCGGGTGAGATCGTCGCATTCGCCGGGTTGGTCGGGGCGGGTCGGTCCGAAGTGGTCCAGGCGGTGTTCGGAGTGGACGAACGCGACGCCGGAGTCGTGCGGCTCAACGGGAAGAAGCTCAAGCCCCACTCGCCGCGCGCGGCGATGGCGGCGGGCATGGCGCTGGTGCCGGAGGACCGGCGGCAGCAGGGGTTGGTGATGGACCTGTCGATCGAACGCAACGTGACGCTGCCGCGGGCACGAGCGCTGTCGAAACTCGGCCTGCTTCTCGGCCCGGGCGAGCGCCGGGAGGCGTTGCGCTGGACCGAACGCCTGCGCACCAAGTACGGCCGCCTCGGCGACGCGGTCGGCACGCTCTCGGGCGGCAACCAGCAGAAGGTGGTGCTGGCCAAGTGGCTCGCGATGGCGCCGCGCGTGCTGATCGTGGACGAGCCGACGCGCGGGATCGACGTCGGCACGAAGGCTGAGGTGCACCGGCTGATGTCCGCGCTGGCGGCCGAAGGTGTGGCGGTGGTGATGGTGTCCTCGGAGCTGCCCGAGGTGCTGGGCATGGCCGACCGGGTGCTGGTGATGCGGGAGGGCCGGATCGTGGCGGAGATCCCGCGCGCCGAGGCGGACGAGAACTCGGTGATGTTCGCGGCGATGGGACAGGGGGCGGTGGCGTGA
- a CDS encoding ABC transporter permease: protein MNATKVAAPPPRQVSPGERRSVFGTVFKARESGIILALIVLVVFTATQNSRFLSGQSIRDILLGTAILAVLAVGQAVVMITRNIDLSVGSVLGLSAFAVGTMLRDNPGLPVIVALLAGLVVGAACGLINGAVVRFGRVPALVVTLGTLYAFRGAVYFWAGGQQINADKLPRSFLDFGDASVLGIPWLVLIAVLVMVIAGVVLRNYRGGRELYAMGSSPQAAQLAGIKVGRNTTIAFLVSGALAGLAGVLFAARFGTVDAAAGTGYELNVVAAAVVGGVAVFGGSGSVWGASLGALLLTVIGSALAVLDIDQFWQQAIVGALILLAIGADRLVAVRVAKALKKRDSHV, encoded by the coding sequence GTGAACGCGACCAAGGTGGCGGCCCCGCCACCGCGCCAGGTGAGCCCGGGAGAGCGGCGATCGGTGTTCGGAACCGTGTTCAAGGCCCGTGAGTCGGGCATCATCCTGGCGCTGATCGTGCTCGTGGTGTTCACCGCGACGCAGAACTCGCGGTTCCTTTCGGGACAGAGCATTCGTGACATCCTGCTCGGCACGGCGATCCTCGCGGTGCTGGCCGTCGGCCAGGCCGTCGTGATGATCACGCGCAACATCGATCTGTCCGTGGGGTCGGTGCTCGGTCTGTCGGCCTTTGCCGTCGGCACGATGCTGCGCGACAACCCCGGCCTGCCGGTGATCGTGGCCCTGCTCGCCGGCTTGGTCGTCGGCGCGGCGTGCGGCCTGATCAACGGCGCGGTGGTGCGGTTCGGCCGGGTCCCGGCACTGGTGGTCACCCTCGGCACGCTGTACGCGTTCCGCGGCGCGGTCTACTTCTGGGCCGGCGGGCAGCAGATCAACGCGGACAAGCTCCCACGCTCGTTCCTCGACTTCGGCGACGCGTCGGTGCTCGGCATCCCGTGGCTGGTGCTGATCGCGGTGCTCGTGATGGTGATCGCCGGGGTGGTGCTGCGCAACTACCGCGGCGGGCGCGAGCTCTACGCCATGGGCTCGAGCCCGCAGGCCGCGCAGCTGGCCGGCATCAAGGTCGGCCGCAACACCACCATCGCGTTCCTCGTCAGCGGGGCGCTGGCCGGGCTTGCCGGCGTGCTCTTCGCCGCGCGGTTCGGCACCGTCGACGCCGCGGCGGGCACCGGGTACGAGCTCAACGTCGTGGCCGCCGCTGTCGTGGGTGGGGTCGCGGTGTTCGGGGGCAGCGGTTCGGTGTGGGGCGCGAGCCTGGGCGCCCTGCTGCTGACGGTGATCGGCAGTGCGCTGGCCGTGCTCGACATCGACCAGTTCTGGCAGCAGGCGATCGTCGGCGCCCTGATCCTGCTGGCCATCGGAGCCGACCGGCTCGTCGCCGTGCGGGTCGCCAAGGCCCTGAAGAAGAGGGACTCCCATGTCTGA
- a CDS encoding ABC transporter permease codes for MSDPTTAARRPAWLSRLASWDVAVIAIAIVVLLVASGTIDNFGTGRNYTFLLLDLLPIALMALPMTFIIVTGEIDLSVASTLGLTSAVMGSLWNSGLTIETIIPLCIVLGAVLGAVNGFFVTVLKLPSLAVTIGTMALYRGLAFVVLGDSAVADFPGSYTSWVTGTVGGSSIPNVLIPLIVLAIVFGVVLHATPIGRGVFAAGASDTAARFAGIRTGRAKFWLYVVSGAVAGLAGVLWTLRYSSARADNGFGLELAVVAAVLLGGVSIFGGKGTLPGVLGGVVLLSALQNALRLQDVSNEALNIVTGVLLIISVLLPNILSSTRAALQRRRRRSPSPKAGALAGAEQ; via the coding sequence ATGTCTGACCCCACCACCGCTGCGCGGCGGCCCGCCTGGCTTTCGCGGCTCGCGAGCTGGGACGTCGCCGTCATCGCGATCGCGATCGTGGTCCTGCTCGTCGCGTCGGGCACCATCGACAACTTCGGCACCGGCCGCAACTACACGTTCCTGTTGCTGGACCTGCTGCCGATCGCGTTGATGGCGCTGCCCATGACGTTCATCATCGTCACCGGCGAGATCGACCTGTCGGTCGCGAGCACGCTCGGGCTCACCTCCGCGGTGATGGGTTCCCTGTGGAACTCAGGCCTGACGATCGAGACGATCATCCCGCTGTGCATCGTGCTCGGCGCGGTCCTCGGCGCGGTGAACGGCTTCTTCGTCACGGTGCTGAAGCTGCCGTCGCTGGCCGTCACCATCGGCACGATGGCGCTCTACCGCGGCCTGGCGTTCGTGGTGCTCGGCGACAGCGCGGTGGCCGACTTTCCCGGCTCCTACACGTCGTGGGTGACTGGGACAGTGGGCGGCAGTTCGATTCCCAACGTCCTCATCCCGCTCATCGTGCTGGCGATCGTGTTCGGGGTCGTCCTGCACGCCACCCCGATCGGCCGCGGTGTGTTCGCGGCGGGCGCCAGCGACACCGCGGCCCGGTTCGCCGGCATCCGTACCGGCCGCGCGAAGTTCTGGCTCTACGTCGTCAGCGGCGCCGTCGCCGGGCTGGCCGGGGTGCTGTGGACGCTGCGCTACTCCAGCGCCCGCGCCGACAACGGGTTCGGCCTCGAGCTCGCCGTGGTGGCCGCCGTGCTGCTCGGGGGCGTCTCGATCTTCGGCGGCAAGGGCACGCTGCCCGGGGTGCTCGGTGGTGTGGTGCTGCTTTCGGCGCTGCAGAACGCGTTGCGGCTGCAGGACGTGTCGAACGAGGCGCTCAACATCGTGACCGGCGTGCTGCTGATCATCTCCGTGCTGCTGCCCAACATCCTGTCCTCCACCCGCGCCGCGCTGCAGCGGCGCAGGCGGCGATCCCCGTCCCCGAAAGCCGGAGCTCTCGCCGGCGCCGAGCAGTAA
- the rhaS gene encoding rhamnose ABC transporter substrate-binding protein — protein sequence MSRRILTGVVSLASAAGLVLSLTACGGTTKNDSTGSGPAASTASADPNAASKQGVKMAFLPKQLNNPYSDIEVGGGKTALDELKGEYKLVGPNDASASSQVSYINTLIQQQQDVIGIAANDPNAVCPSLNQARSAGIKVVAFDSDAAKSCRDVFINQASTQGIGEQLAKMANELAGGEGEIAILSATPNATNQNAWIDVMKQQLTKPEYSKLKLDKIAYGNDDDQKSFQEAQGLLQSFPNLKVIVSPTTVGIAAAARYVSSSSYKGKVAITGLGTPNQMRAFVKDGTVKEFALWNPADIGYLAAYAGVALSSGQITGAQGQKFKAGKLGEYTVGADGEIVLGPPTVFNADNIDKFNF from the coding sequence ATGTCCCGACGAATCCTGACCGGCGTCGTGTCGCTGGCGAGCGCGGCAGGCCTGGTCCTGAGCCTCACCGCGTGCGGAGGCACCACGAAGAACGACAGCACGGGTTCCGGCCCGGCCGCGTCCACGGCGTCCGCGGACCCGAACGCGGCCAGCAAGCAGGGCGTCAAGATGGCGTTCCTGCCCAAGCAGCTGAACAACCCCTACAGCGACATCGAGGTCGGCGGCGGCAAGACGGCACTGGACGAGCTCAAGGGTGAGTACAAGCTCGTCGGTCCCAACGACGCCAGCGCGTCCTCGCAGGTCAGCTACATCAACACGCTGATCCAGCAGCAGCAGGACGTGATCGGGATCGCCGCGAACGACCCGAACGCGGTGTGCCCGTCGCTCAACCAGGCCCGCAGCGCCGGCATCAAGGTCGTCGCGTTCGACTCCGACGCGGCGAAGAGCTGCCGCGACGTGTTCATCAACCAGGCCAGCACCCAGGGCATCGGCGAGCAGCTCGCGAAGATGGCGAACGAGCTGGCCGGCGGCGAGGGCGAGATCGCGATCCTGTCGGCGACGCCCAACGCCACGAACCAGAACGCGTGGATCGACGTGATGAAGCAGCAACTGACCAAGCCTGAGTACTCGAAGCTGAAGCTGGACAAGATCGCCTACGGCAACGACGACGACCAGAAGTCGTTCCAGGAGGCGCAGGGCTTGCTGCAGTCGTTCCCGAACCTGAAGGTGATCGTGTCGCCGACGACTGTCGGTATCGCGGCGGCGGCCCGTTACGTGAGCTCGTCGAGCTACAAGGGCAAGGTCGCCATCACCGGACTCGGCACGCCGAATCAGATGCGCGCGTTCGTCAAGGACGGCACGGTCAAGGAGTTCGCGCTGTGGAACCCGGCCGACATCGGTTACCTCGCCGCCTACGCGGGTGTGGCGCTGAGCTCGGGGCAGATCACCGGTGCGCAGGGCCAGAAGTTCAAGGCCGGCAAGCTCGGTGAGTACACGGTCGGCGCGGACGGCGAGATCGTGCTCGGCCCGCCGACGGTCTTCAACGCCGACAACATCGACAAGTTCAACTTCTAA